The Noviherbaspirillum saxi genome includes a window with the following:
- a CDS encoding cytochrome c1 codes for MKLLKKLIAVLALAPALTLASEATFPLDQAPDRTRDLSSLQNGAKLFVNYCLNCHSASAMRYNRLKDIGLTEEQIQNNLLFTSEKVGDLMTVSLSPKDAKTWFGAVPPDLSVIARAKASGEGSGADWLYTYLRTFYKDDTRPTGWNNLVFPNVGMPHAMWELQGVRNVKFVDEKDPHDASKVVPKFSGFEQVKPGTMTALDFDNATADLVSYLEWMGEPAQNTRKRLGVIVLLFLGVFLLLAWRLNASYWKEVK; via the coding sequence ATGAAATTGTTGAAAAAACTGATTGCGGTCTTGGCTCTGGCGCCCGCATTGACGCTGGCCAGCGAGGCGACCTTTCCTCTGGACCAGGCGCCGGACAGGACACGCGACTTGTCGTCGCTGCAGAATGGCGCAAAGCTGTTCGTCAATTACTGCCTGAATTGCCATTCGGCATCGGCTATGCGTTACAACCGTCTGAAGGACATCGGCCTGACAGAAGAGCAGATCCAGAACAATCTGCTGTTTACTTCTGAAAAAGTTGGCGACCTGATGACGGTCTCGCTGTCGCCCAAGGACGCGAAGACCTGGTTCGGTGCAGTGCCGCCGGATCTGTCGGTGATTGCCAGGGCGAAGGCTTCTGGTGAAGGTTCCGGTGCTGATTGGCTGTACACCTATTTGCGCACCTTCTACAAGGACGATACCCGTCCGACCGGCTGGAACAACCTGGTATTCCCCAACGTCGGCATGCCGCACGCCATGTGGGAACTTCAGGGTGTGCGTAACGTCAAGTTCGTCGACGAGAAAGATCCGCACGATGCAAGCAAGGTCGTGCCTAAGTTCAGCGGCTTCGAACAAGTCAAGCCGGGCACGATGACGGCGCTCGACTTCGATAATGCAACGGCGGACCTGGTTTCCTACCTGGAGTGGATGGGCGAGCCGGCACAGAACACCCGTAAGCGTCTGGGCGTAATTGTTCTCTTGTTCCTCGGCGTCTTCCTCCTGCTGGCATGGCGCCTCAACGCGTCGTACTGGAAAGAAGTCAAGTAA
- a CDS encoding cytochrome b, which translates to MATQQKPTGTPVLASGKALAWIDERFPLSSTWKAHISEYYAPKNFNFWYAFGSLALLVLVIQIVTGIFLVMHYKPDANLAFASVEYIMRDVPWGWLVRYMHSTGASAFFVVVYLHMTKALLYGSYRKPRELLWLFGVGIFLCLMAEAFFGYLLPWGQMSYWGAQVIVNLFGAIPFIGPDLSLWIRGDYVVSDATLNRFFSFHVIAIPLVLIGLVVGHIVALHEVGSNNPDGVEIKKNKDANGVPLDGIPFHPYYTVHDILASAIFLIVFTAVVFFAPEMGGYFLEYNNFIPADPLKTPPHIAPVWYFTPFYSILRATTSQFMYALIAGVIAYVALVLLKTRLSGAIKTAIAVIGAVIVIAMFVFDAKFWGVVLMGASVVILAGLPWFDHSPAKSIRYRPTWHGYVYLVFGIAFLALGYLGVQAPTPVGTLVAQICTFIYFGFFLLMPWWSTMGRFSPVPDRITFQPH; encoded by the coding sequence ATGGCGACACAACAAAAACCGACCGGCACGCCGGTTCTGGCGTCCGGCAAGGCGTTGGCATGGATCGATGAACGCTTCCCGCTGTCGTCGACCTGGAAAGCCCATATCTCCGAATACTATGCGCCGAAGAACTTCAACTTCTGGTACGCATTCGGTTCGCTCGCCCTGCTGGTCCTGGTCATCCAGATCGTCACCGGTATTTTCCTCGTCATGCACTACAAGCCGGATGCCAACCTTGCGTTCGCTTCCGTCGAGTACATCATGCGCGATGTGCCTTGGGGCTGGCTGGTGCGTTACATGCACTCGACGGGCGCTTCGGCCTTCTTCGTCGTGGTCTATCTGCACATGACGAAAGCCCTGCTGTACGGTTCTTATCGCAAGCCGCGCGAGTTGCTGTGGCTGTTCGGCGTCGGCATATTCCTGTGCCTGATGGCCGAGGCTTTCTTCGGCTACCTGCTTCCATGGGGCCAGATGTCCTATTGGGGCGCGCAGGTGATCGTCAACCTGTTTGGCGCGATTCCTTTCATCGGTCCTGATCTGTCGCTCTGGATCCGCGGTGACTACGTGGTGTCCGATGCAACGCTGAACCGCTTCTTCTCGTTCCACGTGATCGCAATTCCGCTGGTGCTGATCGGCCTCGTGGTCGGCCATATCGTGGCATTGCACGAAGTCGGTTCCAACAATCCGGACGGCGTCGAGATCAAGAAGAACAAGGATGCGAACGGCGTGCCGCTGGACGGCATTCCTTTCCACCCGTATTACACCGTGCATGACATCCTCGCTTCCGCCATCTTCCTGATCGTCTTCACGGCAGTGGTGTTCTTCGCACCGGAAATGGGCGGTTACTTCCTTGAGTACAACAACTTCATTCCGGCTGATCCGCTGAAGACACCGCCGCACATTGCGCCGGTCTGGTATTTCACACCTTTCTATTCAATCCTGCGTGCGACGACTTCGCAATTCATGTACGCATTGATCGCCGGTGTGATTGCCTATGTCGCGCTGGTGCTGCTGAAGACGCGTCTTTCCGGCGCCATCAAGACTGCGATTGCAGTCATCGGCGCGGTCATCGTGATTGCAATGTTCGTATTCGACGCAAAGTTCTGGGGCGTCGTGCTGATGGGCGCATCGGTGGTGATCCTCGCGGGTCTGCCATGGTTCGATCATTCACCGGCGAAATCGATTCGTTACCGTCCAACATGGCACGGCTATGTCTACCTGGTATTCGGCATTGCTTTCCTTGCGCTCGGCTATCTCGGTGTGCAGGCTCCGACACCGGTGGGCACCCTGGTTGCGCAGATCTGCACGTTCATCTACTTCGGCTTCTTCTTGCTGATGCCATGGTGGAGCACAATGGGCCGCTTTAGCCCGGTGCCTGATCGTATTACGTTCCAGCCCCACTAA
- the petA gene encoding ubiquinol-cytochrome c reductase iron-sulfur subunit has protein sequence MSNEKQVDSGRRGLLVATCAAGGVAGLATAGAFVSTFQPSERAKAAGAPVEVDIADLALGELKTVEWRGKPVWILKRSPEMVASLKKTDGQVADPKSERNPEELTPEYARNEYRSRKPEILVAVGICSHLGCSPTTKLQAGPQPSLPDDWQGGFLCPCHGSTFDLAGRVYKNVPAPDNLQVPPHMFVGDTKLVIGKDEKGEA, from the coding sequence ATGAGTAACGAAAAGCAGGTCGACTCTGGTCGACGTGGCTTGCTTGTCGCGACATGTGCGGCGGGCGGTGTGGCTGGGCTGGCCACGGCGGGGGCCTTTGTGTCCACCTTCCAGCCTTCCGAGCGGGCTAAGGCCGCCGGCGCTCCGGTAGAAGTGGATATTGCCGACCTAGCACTTGGTGAACTGAAGACGGTCGAATGGCGCGGCAAGCCGGTGTGGATCCTGAAGCGTTCGCCGGAAATGGTTGCATCGCTGAAGAAGACCGATGGCCAGGTTGCCGATCCCAAGTCGGAACGCAATCCCGAAGAATTAACCCCCGAATACGCCCGCAATGAATACCGTTCGCGCAAACCGGAAATTCTGGTTGCGGTCGGTATCTGTTCGCATCTCGGCTGCTCGCCGACGACAAAGCTGCAAGCAGGTCCGCAGCCTTCGCTGCCCGACGACTGGCAAGGCGGCTTCCTTTGCCCTTGCCATGGCTCTACATTCGACCTCGCGGGCCGCGTCTACAAGAACGTTCCCGCGCCGGACAACCTGCAAGTGCCGCCGCACATGTTTGTCGGCGATACCAAACTCGTGATCGGTAAAGACGAGAAAGGCGAAGCATAA
- the mscL gene encoding large conductance mechanosensitive channel protein MscL has protein sequence MGMMQEFKAFAIKGNVIDLAIGVIIGSAFGKIVDSLVQDVIMPVVGRIFGGLDFSNYYLPLDGQGMTMTLAEAKKVGPVLAYGSFITILLNFILLAFIIFQMVRLVNKARRKESEVAPAPAVTPEDIVLLREIRDSLKR, from the coding sequence ATGGGAATGATGCAGGAATTCAAAGCGTTTGCAATCAAGGGGAATGTGATCGATCTGGCTATCGGCGTCATCATCGGCAGCGCGTTCGGCAAGATCGTCGATTCATTGGTGCAGGATGTGATCATGCCGGTGGTGGGGCGTATCTTCGGCGGACTCGATTTCTCCAATTATTATTTGCCGCTCGACGGGCAAGGCATGACCATGACGCTGGCGGAAGCGAAAAAGGTCGGGCCGGTGCTGGCCTATGGCAGTTTCATCACGATCCTGCTCAACTTCATCCTCCTTGCCTTCATCATTTTCCAGATGGTCCGCCTTGTGAACAAGGCCAGGCGCAAGGAGTCGGAGGTCGCACCGGCACCTGCAGTGACACCCGAAGATATCGTTCTTCTGCGCGAAATCCGCGATTCGCTGAAAAGATAG
- a CDS encoding response regulator → MVEETSRDAIGVLIVEDDAVTRKALCLAIESEPQLKLLAAFDSVKPALSWLETSAPDVLMTDLGLPDGSGLEIIHACANRHPGADIMVVTMSSDEANVLACIEAGASGYVLKTAGKTDIARAVLDLRSGGAPMSPAIARMVLAKVRDVKKPAIAAEQEASASLTKRESAILDLIAQGDSYGEVAKLLSVSVGTVQTHIKNIYGKLAVHSRGEAVFEAHRRGLLQLGQPRLRK, encoded by the coding sequence ATGGTCGAAGAAACATCGCGCGACGCGATCGGCGTATTGATCGTCGAAGACGACGCGGTAACGCGAAAAGCATTGTGCCTGGCAATCGAATCGGAGCCGCAGCTGAAATTGCTTGCAGCCTTCGACAGTGTCAAACCGGCACTGTCCTGGCTCGAGACCAGTGCGCCGGATGTGCTGATGACGGATCTCGGATTGCCCGACGGCTCAGGGCTGGAAATCATTCACGCATGTGCAAACCGGCATCCGGGTGCCGATATCATGGTGGTCACGATGTCCAGCGACGAAGCCAATGTACTTGCTTGCATCGAGGCTGGCGCATCGGGATACGTCCTCAAGACGGCGGGCAAGACAGATATCGCGCGGGCCGTACTCGACCTGCGTTCAGGTGGTGCGCCAATGAGTCCGGCGATTGCGCGCATGGTGCTGGCCAAGGTACGCGATGTGAAGAAACCGGCGATCGCCGCGGAGCAGGAGGCCTCGGCCAGCCTGACCAAGCGCGAATCGGCGATTCTTGATCTGATTGCACAGGGCGACAGCTACGGCGAAGTTGCCAAGCTTTTATCGGTGTCGGTCGGCACCGTGCAGACGCATATCAAAAACATCTACGGCAAGCTCGCCGTGCATTCGCGCGGCGAGGCCGTCTTTGAAGCCCACCGTCGCGGCCTGTTGCAGTTGGGTCAGCCGCGCTTGCGGAAATAA
- a CDS encoding Nif3-like dinuclear metal center hexameric protein → MKRGSVNRDELAKYLEQTLDINRFRDYCPNGLQVEGCQEIHRLVSGVTASLALLEAAAARNADAIIVHHGYFWRGEDARVIGPKHKRLKLLLTQDINLFGYHLPLDMHRELGNNIQLAMRLGLTADGRFGDDDIGWLGHAQESHLKTVGDLAREVEARLGRTPLLIGDPNQSLGRIAWCTGAAHGMLDNAITAGASVYLSGEVSEPTVHLARESGVAYLACGHHATERYGIQALGTHLADHFGIEHSFIDIDNPV, encoded by the coding sequence ATGAAGCGTGGATCAGTAAACAGGGACGAGCTCGCAAAATATCTGGAGCAAACGCTCGATATTAACCGGTTTCGCGACTATTGCCCAAACGGGTTACAGGTTGAAGGATGTCAGGAAATACACCGGCTGGTATCGGGCGTCACCGCCAGCCTTGCCCTGCTTGAAGCCGCCGCCGCTCGCAATGCAGATGCGATCATCGTGCATCACGGCTACTTCTGGCGCGGCGAGGATGCACGGGTCATTGGCCCCAAGCACAAGCGCCTGAAGCTGCTGTTAACCCAAGATATCAATCTGTTCGGGTATCACTTGCCGCTCGATATGCACCGCGAGCTCGGCAACAACATACAACTGGCAATGCGTCTTGGACTGACCGCAGATGGCCGGTTTGGAGACGATGATATCGGCTGGCTTGGCCATGCGCAGGAGTCACATCTGAAAACCGTCGGCGACCTCGCGCGCGAAGTGGAGGCAAGACTCGGACGCACGCCTCTGTTGATCGGGGATCCGAATCAAAGCCTGGGGCGTATTGCATGGTGCACCGGGGCAGCACACGGCATGCTGGACAATGCCATCACTGCCGGGGCGAGTGTGTATCTAAGTGGCGAAGTTTCCGAGCCCACCGTGCATCTGGCGCGCGAAAGCGGAGTTGCCTATCTGGCATGCGGTCACCACGCGACCGAGCGGTATGGAATTCAGGCGCTGGGCACCCATCTCGCCGATCACTTCGGCATTGAACACAGCTTCATTGATATCGATAATCCCGTTTGA
- a CDS encoding S1C family serine protease, translating into MRRLWLLFAQTVTVGLAIWFIVASLKPEWAGTLLGASRNARIAATSVPILEAPSNTPAIQGSYRDAARLAMPAVVNIFTTKGTGQPKTPFTEDPLFRRFFGDQPDDRQFSLGSGVVISPEGYVLTNNHVIETADEIEVALADGRKAVAKIVGTDPETDLAVVKIDLQNLPAITLGNADLAKVGDVVLAIGNPFGVGQTVTMGIISALGRNHLGINTFENFIQTDAAINPGNSGGALIDANGNLLGINTAIYSRSGGSLGIGFAIPVTTVKDVMESIIATGQKVRGWIGVEPQDITPELAESFNLTRKSGAIIAGVLKGGPADKAGIRPGDILVAIEGKPITDTTDMLNLIAQLTPGNKAKMTVLRKTQESTIDVVVGKRPKPRREEQE; encoded by the coding sequence ATGCGACGCCTCTGGTTATTGTTTGCGCAAACCGTCACTGTCGGTTTGGCTATCTGGTTCATTGTAGCGAGCCTGAAGCCCGAGTGGGCAGGCACGCTGCTCGGCGCAAGTCGCAACGCAAGAATTGCAGCGACCTCGGTGCCGATTCTGGAAGCGCCGTCCAATACGCCTGCCATACAAGGTTCTTACCGCGATGCGGCCAGGCTCGCGATGCCGGCCGTCGTCAATATCTTTACCACCAAAGGCACGGGGCAGCCAAAGACCCCGTTCACGGAAGACCCGCTGTTTCGCCGCTTCTTTGGCGACCAGCCGGACGATCGCCAGTTCAGTCTCGGCTCGGGTGTCGTGATCAGCCCGGAAGGCTATGTCCTCACCAATAATCATGTGATCGAAACGGCCGACGAGATTGAGGTCGCGCTCGCCGATGGACGCAAGGCCGTGGCCAAGATCGTCGGAACGGATCCTGAAACCGACCTGGCGGTCGTGAAAATCGATTTGCAAAACCTGCCGGCGATTACGCTGGGCAATGCCGATCTGGCCAAGGTCGGCGATGTGGTGCTGGCCATTGGGAACCCTTTCGGCGTCGGTCAGACCGTCACCATGGGCATCATTTCCGCACTTGGGCGAAACCACCTCGGCATCAACACGTTTGAAAACTTTATCCAGACCGATGCGGCGATCAATCCCGGCAACTCGGGAGGTGCGCTGATCGATGCGAACGGCAATCTGCTGGGTATCAATACTGCGATTTATTCGCGCAGCGGCGGCTCGCTCGGAATCGGTTTTGCGATTCCAGTGACCACCGTCAAGGATGTGATGGAATCGATCATTGCCACCGGACAAAAAGTGCGCGGCTGGATCGGCGTCGAACCGCAAGACATTACGCCGGAACTGGCCGAAAGTTTCAACCTCACGCGCAAGTCAGGTGCGATCATCGCGGGCGTCTTGAAAGGCGGTCCAGCCGACAAGGCAGGTATCCGCCCGGGTGACATTCTCGTGGCGATCGAAGGCAAGCCGATCACTGACACTACCGACATGCTCAATCTGATCGCACAGCTTACGCCGGGCAACAAGGCGAAAATGACGGTATTGCGCAAAACGCAGGAATCCACCATCGATGTGGTCGTCGGCAAACGTCCGAAGCCGCGGCGCGAAGAACAGGAATAA
- a CDS encoding DUF2461 domain-containing protein, whose protein sequence is MHTRDLIQYLGELAENNNRAWFVMNKPRYDILRAEFLELVTGLIPQIVKFDPAVAGCNPKKALFRINRDMRFSKDKSPYKTTFSAAITASGLKKPSQGGGPAYYFHIDAQGTLLVAGGEYMPPAERLRMIRQHVVDDAAGFTKVLRNKRLKESYDDLQDEGKLVRPPKGFDADAPHIEYVKHKSFIVWKETSLKKKIPADLGKELAAGFKDAYPLVAWLREAK, encoded by the coding sequence ATGCATACACGCGATCTCATTCAATACCTGGGCGAACTGGCCGAGAACAACAACCGCGCCTGGTTTGTGATGAACAAACCGCGCTATGACATTTTGCGTGCCGAGTTTCTGGAACTGGTCACTGGGCTGATCCCGCAGATTGTCAAATTCGATCCGGCAGTGGCCGGCTGCAACCCCAAGAAGGCATTGTTCCGGATTAATCGCGACATGCGCTTCTCGAAAGACAAGAGCCCCTACAAGACAACGTTTTCCGCTGCAATCACTGCAAGCGGCCTGAAAAAACCGAGCCAGGGCGGAGGTCCCGCTTACTACTTTCATATCGATGCACAGGGCACGCTATTGGTAGCCGGCGGCGAATACATGCCGCCAGCCGAGCGCTTGCGCATGATCCGGCAACATGTCGTCGACGACGCTGCTGGCTTTACCAAGGTATTGCGCAATAAGCGCCTGAAGGAAAGCTATGACGATCTGCAGGATGAAGGCAAGCTGGTGCGCCCGCCAAAAGGCTTCGACGCCGATGCGCCGCACATCGAATACGTGAAGCACAAGAGCTTTATCGTCTGGAAAGAGACCAGCCTGAAGAAAAAGATTCCAGCCGATCTGGGCAAGGAATTGGCCGCTGGCTTCAAGGATGCCTATCCGTTGGTAGCCTGGTTGAGGGAAGCGAAATAA
- the tatC gene encoding twin-arginine translocase subunit TatC, which yields MSDDQNSNAAGDTFISHLVELRNRVMKASIAIIIVFLCLMPWAGTIYDWLAMPMMLALPEGSKMIATGVISPFLIPVKVTLLVAFLIALPVVLYQAWAFIAPGLYTHEKKLIAPLVISSSVLFIVGVAFCYFFVFGVIFKFINEFAPASISVAPDIESYFGFVMTMFIAFGLTFEVPIVVIVLVRMGLVTVEKLKEIRPYVIVGAFVIAAVVTPPDVMSQLLLAIPLCLLYEVGLIIAPMFARATQAPEEAV from the coding sequence ATGAGCGACGACCAAAATTCCAACGCTGCCGGCGATACCTTCATTTCGCATTTGGTAGAACTGCGCAATCGCGTGATGAAGGCATCGATTGCCATCATCATCGTTTTCCTTTGCCTGATGCCTTGGGCTGGCACCATCTACGATTGGCTAGCCATGCCGATGATGCTGGCGCTGCCGGAGGGCAGCAAAATGATTGCGACCGGTGTCATCAGTCCTTTCCTGATTCCGGTCAAGGTCACCTTGCTGGTGGCTTTCCTGATTGCGCTTCCTGTCGTGCTGTATCAGGCTTGGGCCTTCATTGCTCCCGGCTTGTACACCCATGAAAAGAAGCTGATCGCACCGCTCGTGATTTCGTCGTCGGTCCTGTTCATCGTCGGTGTCGCATTCTGTTATTTCTTCGTATTCGGCGTAATCTTCAAGTTCATCAACGAATTTGCGCCTGCATCGATTTCGGTAGCGCCGGATATCGAAAGCTATTTCGGTTTCGTGATGACGATGTTCATTGCCTTTGGTCTGACCTTCGAGGTGCCTATTGTCGTGATCGTGCTGGTGCGGATGGGCTTGGTGACGGTAGAAAAGTTAAAAGAAATCAGACCCTACGTGATTGTCGGTGCTTTCGTGATTGCTGCCGTCGTGACGCCGCCCGACGTCATGAGTCAACTCTTGCTGGCGATTCCGCTTTGCTTGTTGTATGAAGTCGGGCTGATTATTGCACCCATGTTTGCGCGGGCGACCCAAGCGCCGGAAGAAGCGGTATAG
- the tatB gene encoding Sec-independent protein translocase protein TatB — protein MIDLGLTKIALISVVALVVIGPERLPKVARMAGTLFGRAQRYINDVKSEVSREIELEELRKMQKDMQEAASSVEQTIAQNVAELQTEVQEALSNPLQDPPTPDQINVKAKDFRRKKLARTSAIPSWYKKQNGHRTRVISGAARVAKFRPAAGKSAGSFHS, from the coding sequence ATGATTGATCTCGGTCTCACCAAAATTGCACTGATCAGTGTCGTGGCGCTGGTCGTTATCGGCCCCGAGCGCCTGCCCAAGGTTGCGCGCATGGCCGGAACGCTATTCGGCCGCGCGCAGCGTTACATCAACGACGTGAAGTCGGAAGTCAGCCGCGAGATCGAACTCGAAGAGCTGCGCAAGATGCAAAAGGACATGCAGGAGGCGGCGAGCAGCGTCGAGCAGACCATTGCGCAGAATGTCGCGGAATTGCAAACCGAAGTGCAGGAAGCCCTGTCCAATCCTTTGCAAGATCCGCCAACACCTGACCAGATCAATGTAAAGGCCAAAGACTTCCGCAGGAAGAAACTGGCGCGCACATCGGCAATCCCGTCCTGGTACAAGAAGCAGAACGGCCATCGTACCCGCGTGATTTCCGGCGCGGCAAGGGTGGCCAAATTTCGCCCAGCCGCTGGCAAGAGCGCCGGTTCATTTCATTCCTGA
- the tatA gene encoding Sec-independent protein translocase subunit TatA produces MGSFSIWHWLIVLVVVMLIFGTKKLGNVGSDLGKAVKGFKDGVKGDEDKTATAADKSTIDVDAKEKKS; encoded by the coding sequence ATGGGTTCATTTAGCATCTGGCACTGGCTGATCGTGCTGGTGGTTGTCATGTTGATCTTTGGCACCAAGAAGCTTGGCAATGTCGGCTCCGATCTCGGCAAGGCAGTCAAGGGCTTCAAGGACGGCGTCAAGGGTGACGAAGACAAGACAGCAACCGCTGCCGACAAATCGACGATCGACGTCGATGCCAAGGAAAAGAAAAGCTGA
- a CDS encoding histidine triad nucleotide-binding protein — translation MTDCIFCKIAAKQIPTKAVYEDDDVIAFNDTNPAAPVHFLIVPKQHIATLADCNESHGALLSKMMLLAPKLAQEQGCGYAEAEGVGSGGFKTLFNTGPDGGQEVYHLHLHVIGGPRPWRGLR, via the coding sequence ATGACAGACTGCATCTTCTGCAAGATTGCCGCGAAACAGATTCCGACGAAAGCTGTCTACGAGGACGACGATGTCATTGCGTTTAATGACACCAATCCTGCTGCGCCCGTGCATTTTTTAATTGTCCCGAAACAACATATTGCTACACTGGCGGACTGCAACGAAAGCCATGGCGCTTTGTTGAGTAAAATGATGTTGCTGGCGCCGAAGCTGGCGCAGGAACAGGGCTGTGGTTATGCAGAGGCGGAAGGAGTGGGCAGCGGAGGATTCAAGACGCTGTTCAATACCGGACCGGATGGCGGGCAAGAGGTGTACCATCTTCATCTGCATGTGATCGGCGGACCCCGTCCCTGGCGCGGCCTGCGATAA
- a CDS encoding phosphoribosyl-ATP diphosphatase produces the protein MSETLKRLAAVIESRKLANGGDPDKSYVARLFAKGDDAILKKIGEEATETVMAAKDARVSGDKSKVLYECADLWFHSMVMLAQFDLTPQDVLDELARREGLSGIEEKASRQ, from the coding sequence ATGAGTGAAACCCTGAAACGCCTTGCCGCCGTGATCGAATCGCGCAAGCTTGCCAATGGCGGCGATCCCGACAAATCCTATGTCGCGCGTCTGTTCGCCAAAGGCGACGATGCGATTCTCAAAAAGATAGGCGAAGAGGCCACGGAAACCGTGATGGCGGCAAAAGACGCGCGCGTCAGCGGCGACAAATCCAAGGTGCTGTATGAATGCGCCGACCTCTGGTTTCACTCGATGGTGATGCTTGCTCAGTTCGACCTGACGCCGCAAGATGTGCTCGATGAACTGGCCCGGCGCGAAGGCCTTTCGGGCATCGAAGAAAAAGCCAGTCGCCAATAG
- the hisI gene encoding phosphoribosyl-AMP cyclohydrolase, translated as MSAGAKWLNKVKWDEHGLVPVIAQEVGSNDVLMFAWMNRDALAKTVELGEAVYWSRSRKKLWHKGEESGHIQKVHEIRLDCDEDVVLLKVEQLGRIACHTGRHSCFFQQFEGDMKSGDWQAVDPVLKDPESIYK; from the coding sequence ATGAGCGCCGGCGCAAAATGGCTGAACAAGGTAAAGTGGGACGAGCATGGTCTCGTGCCTGTGATCGCGCAGGAAGTCGGCAGCAATGATGTACTGATGTTTGCCTGGATGAACCGCGATGCGCTGGCCAAGACAGTCGAACTTGGCGAAGCCGTGTACTGGAGCCGCTCCCGCAAAAAGCTGTGGCACAAGGGCGAGGAATCGGGGCATATCCAGAAGGTGCATGAAATCCGTCTCGACTGTGATGAAGATGTGGTCTTGCTCAAGGTTGAACAGCTAGGCCGTATTGCCTGCCATACCGGCCGTCATTCCTGCTTTTTCCAGCAGTTTGAAGGCGATATGAAAAGCGGTGACTGGCAAGCCGTCGACCCGGTGCTGAAAGACCCTGAAAGTATTTACAAATAA
- the hisF gene encoding imidazole glycerol phosphate synthase subunit HisF, translating into MSLAKRIIPCLDVTAGRVVKGVNFLELRDAGDPVEIARRYDEQGADELTFLDITATSDGRDLILHIIEAVASQVFIPLTVGGGVRTVDDVRRLLNAGADKISINSTAIANPQMVADAAHKFGSQCIVVAIDAKRNAEGRWEVFSHGGRKATGLDVVQWAKKMEGLGVGEVLLTSMDRDGTKSGFDLDLTRAVSDAVSIPVIASGGVGGLQDLADGIKLGKADAVLAASIFHYGQHTVQEAKQFMSGQGIPMRIA; encoded by the coding sequence ATGTCCCTCGCAAAACGCATCATCCCCTGTCTTGACGTGACCGCTGGCCGCGTCGTCAAGGGCGTCAATTTCCTTGAGCTGCGCGATGCCGGAGATCCGGTCGAAATCGCGCGCCGTTATGACGAGCAGGGTGCAGATGAACTGACCTTCCTCGACATCACTGCCACCTCCGATGGCCGCGACCTGATCCTGCATATCATCGAAGCCGTCGCTTCGCAGGTCTTCATTCCGCTGACAGTCGGCGGCGGCGTGCGCACCGTCGACGATGTGCGGCGTTTGCTCAACGCCGGCGCGGACAAGATCAGCATCAACAGCACCGCGATCGCGAATCCGCAGATGGTGGCGGACGCCGCCCACAAATTCGGGTCGCAATGCATCGTGGTCGCCATCGATGCCAAGCGCAATGCCGAAGGCCGCTGGGAGGTGTTTTCGCATGGCGGACGCAAGGCGACCGGCCTTGACGTGGTCCAGTGGGCGAAAAAGATGGAAGGCCTGGGCGTCGGCGAAGTCTTGCTGACCAGCATGGATCGCGACGGCACCAAGAGCGGTTTCGACCTTGATCTGACGCGCGCGGTCTCCGATGCGGTCTCGATCCCGGTGATTGCCTCCGGTGGCGTCGGCGGCTTGCAAGATCTGGCCGACGGCATCAAGCTGGGCAAGGCCGATGCGGTACTGGCTGCCAGCATTTTCCACTATGGCCAGCATACCGTGCAGGAAGCCAAGCAATTCATGTCCGGTCAAGGCATTCCGATGAGGATCGCATGA